One region of Desulfitobacterium chlororespirans DSM 11544 genomic DNA includes:
- a CDS encoding helix-turn-helix transcriptional regulator: MELDPKRLGRAIKNARLENNLTQEELAERVDIATVHVKQLEAGSRKPSVDVLYKLARFLNFSVDAVFFPERTNGWELQRKIELSLNNSSTHELQVIYTTLIELRRVLSSLQAQEARPPERPE; the protein is encoded by the coding sequence ATGGAGCTGGATCCCAAAAGGCTGGGCAGAGCCATCAAGAATGCCCGTTTGGAAAACAACCTTACTCAGGAAGAACTGGCCGAGCGGGTGGATATTGCCACCGTCCATGTCAAACAGCTCGAAGCCGGTAGCCGTAAACCTTCGGTGGATGTCCTGTATAAGCTGGCCAGATTCCTCAATTTTTCGGTAGACGCCGTATTCTTTCCCGAGCGGACGAATGGGTGGGAGCTACAGCGTAAAATCGAACTCAGCCTGAATAACTCTTCTACGCATGAATTGCAGGTTATTTATACCACTTTGATTGAATTGCGACGGGTCCTATCTTCGCTGCAAGCCCAAGAAGCGCGGCCCCCCGAACGCCCGGAATGA
- a CDS encoding ABC transporter ATP-binding protein — MNKTSILPRLMEYAGKYKVTMILSWVFSAGSGILSLGPYICIFLVARELVAAEGNLLTLADETMARYGWLAVNLTVASFMLYGIGLLCSHWAAFNLVANLRIRLVRRLGELPLGFHTANPSGKLRKIIEKNADNTENFIAHQLPDLAQAIVTPVAFLASMFYFDWKLALICLLPIAAGFAFLRSMLRSESDVLLENYQKALGDMSNAAVEYVRGISVVKVFGQTVHSFQRFHMAITTYRKFVTDYALSMEKPMSGYIAAVHGIFFVLVPAGIILYQLSQGAESFILSFIFFVVFTPLVSVVLMRVMFSSSNQLITTQALDTIESLLAEKPLPRTTQPQKPGSYDIVFDFVSFRYEQEGAAAVDGLSFTAPAGTVTALVGASGGGKTTVANLISRFWDVEAGSIRVDGVDVRDMDPQEWIGQISFVFQDVNLFKMTVAQNVAFSKPGATEEEIRNALSLAQCDDILAKLPNGMHTVIGAKGIYLSGGEMQRIALARAILKDAPVVLLDEATAFADPENEYRIQKALEKLMQGKTVIMIAHRLSTVTGADQILVLEEGRLAEAGSHPDLIAKDGVYARMFREYQAGTAWKIGGALHA; from the coding sequence TTGAACAAAACAAGTATCCTGCCCCGGCTGATGGAGTATGCGGGCAAATACAAAGTCACCATGATCCTGTCCTGGGTTTTCTCCGCTGGCAGCGGAATCCTCAGTCTGGGACCCTATATCTGTATTTTTTTGGTGGCGCGGGAGCTCGTGGCCGCGGAGGGGAATCTCCTAACGCTGGCTGATGAAACTATGGCGCGTTACGGGTGGCTGGCGGTCAATCTGACTGTGGCTTCCTTTATGCTGTATGGAATCGGCCTGCTCTGCTCTCACTGGGCCGCTTTCAACTTGGTGGCCAACCTGCGCATCCGCCTGGTCCGGCGGCTGGGGGAGCTGCCGTTGGGTTTTCATACTGCCAACCCCAGCGGCAAGCTGCGCAAAATCATTGAAAAAAACGCGGATAACACGGAAAACTTCATCGCCCATCAGCTGCCGGACCTGGCCCAGGCCATCGTCACGCCGGTGGCTTTTTTGGCCAGCATGTTCTATTTTGACTGGAAGCTGGCTCTGATCTGCCTGCTCCCCATCGCTGCGGGCTTTGCCTTCCTGCGTTCCATGCTGCGCAGCGAAAGTGATGTGTTGCTGGAAAATTACCAGAAAGCTCTGGGGGATATGAGCAACGCGGCGGTAGAATACGTCCGGGGCATTTCGGTAGTCAAGGTATTCGGGCAGACCGTACACTCTTTCCAGCGTTTCCATATGGCGATCACTACCTACCGGAAATTCGTGACGGACTACGCGTTATCTATGGAAAAGCCCATGAGTGGCTATATCGCGGCGGTGCACGGGATCTTTTTTGTGCTCGTTCCGGCGGGCATCATTCTCTATCAGCTGTCTCAAGGAGCGGAAAGCTTTATCCTGAGTTTTATTTTCTTCGTCGTGTTTACGCCTCTGGTGTCCGTCGTGCTGATGCGGGTCATGTTCAGCTCTTCCAATCAGCTGATCACGACCCAGGCGCTGGACACCATCGAAAGCCTGCTGGCGGAAAAGCCCTTGCCCCGCACGACGCAACCCCAAAAACCGGGCTCCTATGACATCGTCTTTGATTTCGTGTCCTTCCGCTATGAACAGGAGGGAGCGGCGGCGGTCGATGGGCTGTCCTTCACCGCTCCAGCCGGTACGGTTACAGCATTGGTCGGCGCTTCGGGGGGCGGCAAAACCACCGTCGCCAACCTGATTTCCCGCTTCTGGGACGTGGAAGCGGGGAGCATCCGGGTGGACGGGGTCGATGTCCGGGATATGGACCCCCAGGAATGGATCGGCCAAATCAGCTTTGTGTTCCAGGACGTCAATTTGTTTAAAATGACTGTGGCCCAAAATGTCGCCTTCAGCAAACCGGGGGCCACGGAAGAAGAGATCAGAAACGCCCTCAGCCTGGCGCAATGTGATGATATCCTGGCTAAGCTTCCTAACGGCATGCATACCGTGATTGGCGCCAAGGGAATTTATCTTTCGGGCGGTGAGATGCAACGCATTGCCTTGGCGCGGGCTATCTTAAAAGATGCGCCGGTGGTCCTGCTGGATGAGGCTACGGCTTTTGCCGACCCGGAAAATGAATACCGGATTCAAAAGGCCCTGGAGAAGCTGATGCAGGGCAAGACCGTGATCATGATCGCCCACCGTCTGTCTACGGTGACCGGAGCGGACCAAATCCTGGTGCTGGAGGAGGGACGGCTCGCCGAGGCAGGTTCCCATCCAGACCTGATAGCCAAAGATGGTGTTTATGCCCGGATGTTCAGGGAATACCAGGCCGGTACAGCCTGGAAAATAGGAGGTGCGCTTCATGCTTAA
- a CDS encoding LytR/AlgR family response regulator transcription factor: MKIALCDDIPLLRRMLEAMIREYEARKNVRFQIRQFGSGEELLKQAEEEHLHFDLIFLDQCMKKLSGSETALRIRKYDTACQIVFCTGSGAHPQFAEASPLRILEKPIDMEDIYVILDEVRSSYKLSGSS; encoded by the coding sequence ATGAAAATCGCTTTATGTGACGACATCCCGCTTCTGCGCCGGATGCTGGAGGCCATGATCAGGGAATACGAGGCCAGGAAGAATGTCCGGTTTCAAATCCGCCAATTTGGGAGCGGCGAAGAACTGCTGAAGCAGGCGGAAGAAGAGCACCTACATTTTGATCTGATTTTCCTGGACCAGTGTATGAAAAAACTGTCCGGCTCGGAAACAGCACTGCGCATCCGGAAGTATGACACGGCCTGTCAGATCGTATTTTGCACCGGATCCGGGGCTCACCCTCAGTTCGCGGAGGCTTCACCGCTGAGAATCCTGGAGAAGCCGATCGATATGGAGGATATCTATGTTATCCTGGATGAGGTACGGAGCAGCTACAAGCTATCCGGGAGCTCCTGA
- a CDS encoding ATP-binding protein translates to MIERKEYLDQLIASREKDIIKIVTGVRRCGKSTLFKLYIDYLKSTGVTDDQIISVNLEDMDYEHLLDYRALYSYVKERLQEGKYAYIFLDEVQNCQGYEKTVDSLYIKPNVDVYIAGSNAHMLSGELATLISGRYITIEMLPLSFKEYCVAQAGNGKSLRDNFNEYLRFGSFPYIAQLERSDAAVVPFIEGIYNTILIKDVAKREGITDIVLLESIIRFVASSIGSPISTKKISDTINSSGRRISVNTVDNYLKALADSYILYKAHRYDIKGRQLLKTLGKYYIVDTGIRNMLLSSSASDIGHLIENVVFLELQRRGYKVNIGKMLENEIDFVASDMSGRAYYQVAASVLDAGTLAREIAPLQKIPDHYPKFLLTLDEVGAGSNYEGIKQVNLINWLLGE, encoded by the coding sequence ATGATAGAACGTAAAGAATACTTAGATCAGCTCATTGCAAGCAGGGAGAAGGATATCATCAAAATAGTAACTGGCGTGCGCCGCTGCGGGAAATCGACGCTTTTTAAACTGTATATCGATTACCTTAAATCTACAGGAGTTACTGACGATCAAATTATATCCGTCAATTTGGAAGATATGGATTATGAGCACCTTTTGGACTACAGGGCTTTGTATAGTTATGTTAAGGAACGTCTGCAGGAAGGAAAATATGCCTATATTTTCCTTGATGAAGTACAGAATTGCCAAGGTTATGAAAAAACTGTGGACAGTTTATATATCAAGCCGAATGTGGATGTATATATAGCCGGCTCTAATGCGCATATGCTTTCGGGAGAGCTTGCTACGCTGATATCAGGGCGTTATATCACTATCGAAATGCTCCCTCTATCATTTAAAGAGTATTGTGTTGCTCAGGCCGGAAATGGAAAAAGCTTAAGAGATAATTTTAATGAATATCTGCGTTTCGGATCATTTCCCTATATAGCGCAGCTTGAACGCAGTGATGCTGCAGTTGTGCCGTTCATTGAGGGAATATACAATACAATTCTCATAAAAGATGTTGCGAAAAGAGAAGGAATCACCGACATTGTATTGTTGGAGAGCATTATCAGATTTGTTGCCAGTAGTATCGGAAGCCCTATATCAACCAAAAAAATCAGTGACACGATAAATTCTTCCGGACGAAGGATTTCTGTAAATACGGTAGATAACTATTTGAAAGCGCTTGCTGACAGCTACATTTTATATAAGGCACACCGCTATGACATTAAAGGACGACAGCTCTTAAAGACATTAGGGAAATACTATATTGTTGATACGGGTATACGAAATATGCTTTTATCAAGTTCTGCATCCGATATTGGACATCTCATAGAGAATGTAGTTTTCCTGGAATTGCAACGCAGAGGATATAAAGTGAATATTGGAAAGATGTTGGAAAACGAAATTGATTTTGTCGCATCGGACATGAGTGGACGCGCTTACTATCAGGTAGCAGCTTCAGTATTAGATGCGGGAACATTAGCACGGGAGATTGCGCCGCTCCAAAAAATTCCCGATCATTATCCTAAATTTCTTTTGACCCTTGACGAGGTGGGGGCAGGTTCAAATTATGAAGGGATCAAGCAGGTTAATTTAATCAACTGGCTGCTGGGTGAATGA
- a CDS encoding ABC transporter ATP-binding protein, with protein MLKKTFALSAKGARDVFWAIILTALHNLSVMLPTVLLLMLVAEMLGRFLGTQARDLSLLFYWSTALLLLLVIYWVYRFTYRKTYVSAYEESANTRITLAEQIRKLPLSYFGSKDLSDLTSTLMDDTATVEHTLATSVAELFGGIISSAVILLTLFFFDWRMGLALFICLPVSMLILLLSRRLSSSSNWKNRRAKLSVSEGLQEYLENMKVVQSSPQKETYRLGLEDRIRKVVRTSMIYELVMGVFISGAYNTLRVGLGLVIVTGSYLIIHGEISLITYLLFLFVAARVYDPFTTLFFKMGEFFYSLVSASRIREVCDFPVQQGEPEVRLDTYDITFEHVSFAYNEENVINDVSFTARQGEITALVGPSGCGKSTLSKLAARFWDVNCGRILIGGRDIGSIEPETLLSYVSIVFQDVVLFNDTIYNNIKIGKKDATRAEIMAAARTARCEEFIQKLPQGYDTVIGENGKTLSGGERQRLSIARALLKNAPIILLDEATASLDPENETLIQEAIGKLIKDKTVLIIAHRLRSVENCDQIIVLREGRIAETGRHRELMDLNGLYRHLVELQRASAAWEVGAVRQV; from the coding sequence ATGCTTAAAAAGACCTTTGCCCTAAGTGCCAAAGGGGCCAGGGATGTGTTTTGGGCCATCATCCTGACCGCGCTCCACAACCTGAGCGTCATGCTGCCTACTGTGCTGCTCCTGATGCTGGTGGCGGAAATGCTGGGACGGTTCCTGGGAACCCAGGCGCGGGACTTATCCCTGTTGTTCTACTGGAGTACGGCGCTCCTGCTGCTGCTTGTCATCTACTGGGTTTACCGTTTTACCTATCGCAAAACCTATGTTTCCGCCTATGAGGAAAGCGCCAATACCCGCATTACCCTGGCTGAACAAATCCGCAAGCTCCCGCTTTCCTATTTCGGGAGTAAGGATTTAAGCGACCTGACCAGCACGCTGATGGATGATACGGCCACCGTGGAGCATACTCTGGCCACCAGCGTGGCCGAGCTGTTCGGAGGGATCATTTCCAGCGCGGTCATCCTGCTGACCTTGTTTTTCTTTGACTGGCGGATGGGGCTGGCCCTGTTTATCTGCCTGCCGGTGTCGATGCTGATTCTGCTCCTCAGCCGCCGCTTAAGTTCCTCCTCCAACTGGAAGAACCGCCGGGCCAAGCTCAGCGTCAGCGAAGGGCTTCAGGAGTACCTGGAGAATATGAAGGTGGTGCAGAGCTCACCGCAAAAGGAAACTTACCGCCTGGGCCTGGAAGATCGCATTCGCAAAGTCGTCCGGACTTCCATGATCTATGAGTTGGTGATGGGTGTTTTTATCAGCGGCGCTTACAATACGCTGCGGGTGGGCCTGGGGCTGGTGATCGTCACCGGTTCCTATCTGATCATCCACGGGGAGATCAGCCTGATCACCTATCTTTTGTTCCTGTTTGTAGCGGCAAGGGTGTACGATCCCTTTACGACCCTCTTTTTCAAAATGGGCGAATTTTTCTATTCCCTGGTTAGCGCCTCCCGAATTCGTGAGGTGTGCGATTTCCCCGTCCAGCAGGGTGAGCCGGAGGTCAGGCTCGACACTTATGACATCACCTTTGAGCATGTTTCCTTTGCCTACAACGAGGAAAATGTCATCAACGACGTATCCTTTACGGCCAGACAGGGAGAGATCACGGCACTGGTCGGTCCCTCGGGATGCGGCAAAAGCACTCTGAGCAAGCTGGCTGCGCGCTTCTGGGATGTGAACTGCGGCAGAATTCTCATTGGCGGCCGGGATATCGGCAGCATCGAACCGGAAACCCTGCTCTCCTATGTTTCCATCGTTTTTCAGGATGTGGTGCTGTTCAATGACACCATTTACAACAACATTAAAATCGGGAAAAAAGATGCCACACGGGCGGAGATTATGGCCGCTGCCCGCACGGCCCGCTGTGAGGAATTCATCCAAAAGCTTCCCCAGGGGTACGACACGGTGATCGGGGAAAACGGCAAGACCCTGTCCGGCGGGGAACGGCAGCGCCTTTCCATTGCCAGGGCTCTGCTCAAGAATGCGCCGATCATCCTGCTGGACGAGGCTACCGCTTCTCTGGACCCGGAAAACGAGACACTGATCCAGGAGGCCATCGGTAAGCTGATCAAAGACAAAACCGTGCTGATCATCGCCCACCGCCTGCGTTCGGTGGAAAACTGCGATCAGATTATCGTCCTCAGGGAAGGGCGAATCGCGGAAACAGGCAGACACCGGGAATTGATGGACTTAAACGGCTTATACCGTCATTTGGTCGAACTGCAAAGGGCCAGCGCGGCCTGGGAGGTCGGCGCCGTCCGGCAGGTGTGA
- a CDS encoding metal-sensing transcriptional repressor, with amino-acid sequence MRQCMDFDNLHRRLNKVMGQIKAVDKMLEEDIPCEDILIQINAAKKALHKVGQVVLEGHLNHCVREGIEHGDADKTINDFAKAVEHFSRLT; translated from the coding sequence ATGCGACAGTGTATGGATTTTGATAATCTGCATAGACGATTGAACAAGGTTATGGGACAAATCAAAGCCGTTGATAAAATGTTGGAAGAGGATATTCCCTGTGAGGATATTCTAATTCAGATTAATGCAGCTAAAAAGGCTTTGCATAAAGTTGGCCAAGTCGTTTTAGAGGGACATTTAAACCACTGTGTTCGGGAAGGCATCGAGCATGGAGATGCGGATAAAACAATTAATGATTTTGCTAAAGCAGTAGAACATTTTTCAAGATTGACTTAG
- a CDS encoding DUF3658 domain-containing protein: MIEIVFGDSACGSLKIAQRFGEGEYKGGCSGVMVIHSDGAKPTQAEIKAAQRKAEEKARLAWERATPLGGKTGDIYGFNLMLSIGDISEDQPGIKRRQTLEKLYSVYPGDTGHQAAQELLGRANENLKTVQERIAAGESLRIWYSNQPDELCGLYWLMEQLVQWKGLGAQVSIVRLPEWEAGENGSIVRKNGWGEVAPEEWHRYLALQKPVSLVFITSCAAYWRELQRENAPLRAMLNGQLVSMSEALYDDFILREIAAAGEVFQEAVIIGQVLGKYQLGIGDAWVAFRIEEMIHAGKLKAVSEVAKDSPIYHRLLKKGTHQG, from the coding sequence ATGATTGAGATTGTATTCGGCGATAGTGCCTGCGGAAGCCTTAAAATAGCACAACGTTTTGGTGAGGGGGAATATAAAGGCGGGTGTAGTGGCGTTATGGTTATCCACTCCGATGGTGCAAAGCCAACCCAAGCGGAAATCAAAGCGGCTCAACGAAAAGCAGAGGAAAAGGCGCGCTTGGCTTGGGAGAGGGCGACGCCCTTGGGTGGCAAGACAGGAGATATTTATGGATTTAATTTGATGCTGAGCATTGGTGACATCTCGGAGGACCAGCCCGGTATCAAGCGCAGGCAGACACTGGAAAAGTTATATAGTGTTTACCCCGGTGATACGGGGCATCAGGCTGCCCAGGAACTGCTCGGCAGAGCTAATGAAAATCTGAAAACGGTTCAGGAACGCATAGCAGCGGGAGAATCCCTGCGAATCTGGTACAGTAATCAGCCTGATGAACTATGTGGACTTTATTGGCTGATGGAGCAGTTGGTTCAATGGAAAGGGCTTGGCGCACAGGTCTCTATCGTCAGACTTCCAGAATGGGAAGCTGGTGAAAACGGCAGTATCGTACGGAAAAATGGCTGGGGTGAAGTGGCTCCGGAAGAATGGCATCGGTATCTTGCCTTACAAAAGCCTGTCTCCCTTGTATTTATTACAAGCTGTGCAGCTTATTGGCGGGAACTGCAAAGGGAGAACGCACCTTTGCGGGCTATGCTGAATGGGCAGTTGGTTAGTATGTCAGAAGCGCTCTATGATGATTTTATCCTTCGGGAAATAGCAGCAGCAGGCGAGGTATTTCAGGAGGCAGTGATTATCGGGCAGGTGCTGGGTAAATACCAGCTTGGGATTGGTGATGCCTGGGTTGCCTTCCGGATAGAAGAAATGATCCATGCCGGAAAACTTAAGGCTGTGTCTGAAGTGGCTAAGGATTCGCCGATCTATCATCGGCTGTTGAAAAAGGGTACTCACCAAGGATGA
- a CDS encoding ATP-binding protein — MLEKIFKRPIYYIASLVFIALGLGYFAACLTQPFIGIELKNNGGQWLVVTSDPSGEGYRSGIRVGDEILKINGEDAGSYRFVQKWGEAEGASTIEFKRPVVLTDQTVTITPQPVLLTVLREIPLLILGFIFLFLGFMTWYKRPFLEQARILFWMNWAFGLAIVLAHASSRCLLLARELEYITFSLAPVFLIVFISVFPFYNQNRLNNFGRKIVTVLFSLILVLTVLQSLGLVQLISLIKKMPLLNMIIGILFALWNLGVLVKLPKNQPGKNEAYIILLGMGIGFLPFVLLSALPMIFNLEQLVYSQVSSLFISAIPISLYYVIINKYLPDSRRLYAAALSYIGAASILSLIVFLALFFLQILPTIRLEYYTALLLFTLLFIVCFHLIRIGISKLLERSNLSPGKQAFKQKMADLNENLASPLAEGRMLDEIVKNLGIDGIFVIIENAQVGCLKKAAGRFKESFKELEELEDVFHRNQRIDLEAKMMPDDCPAGIYIPFISHDAACGIFFGRRSSRIKFEQSELPFFTLLAGQLEHQILMSQVIGKLTKEIHFMTKSSGRSYRRKMELQGITNALFRKVEQKRKLLTDEICAGPLQWSMDLSRWLKYLKKECPADDKTLKVIAYLQERAEDLNYELNCMVNDLGPPILTHLGLVPAVQWLCQEIMTEELSLISLEISRLGQQNRFKEDVEVTAYRFLQEGIMNSVRHSRSNMQTVRMTLNETWLELTVSDSGRGFDTGQIENWLLTGTHFGLVEMKERIEGLGGELQIISGINRGTTLKALIPVFS, encoded by the coding sequence TTGTTAGAGAAAATATTTAAACGGCCAATTTATTATATCGCCAGTCTTGTCTTCATTGCGCTGGGGTTGGGCTATTTTGCAGCTTGCTTGACCCAACCCTTTATAGGCATTGAACTTAAAAACAATGGTGGGCAATGGCTGGTGGTAACCAGTGACCCTTCTGGCGAGGGGTATCGATCCGGTATCCGGGTGGGGGATGAAATCCTGAAAATCAATGGGGAGGATGCTGGTAGCTATCGCTTTGTTCAAAAATGGGGGGAGGCGGAAGGTGCTTCAACCATTGAATTCAAACGGCCAGTTGTGTTGACGGATCAGACAGTAACAATCACCCCACAACCTGTCCTGTTGACAGTGCTCAGAGAAATTCCTTTGCTTATTCTGGGGTTTATTTTTTTGTTTTTAGGGTTTATGACCTGGTACAAGCGTCCTTTTCTGGAACAGGCACGCATCTTATTTTGGATGAACTGGGCGTTTGGTTTGGCAATCGTTTTGGCCCATGCTTCCAGTCGTTGTTTGTTGCTGGCCAGAGAATTGGAGTATATTACGTTCTCTCTAGCACCTGTTTTTCTTATTGTTTTTATTTCTGTTTTTCCCTTCTATAACCAAAACAGATTAAATAATTTTGGCCGCAAAATCGTAACGGTTTTATTCAGTCTGATTTTGGTTTTAACTGTTTTGCAATCTTTGGGCTTAGTTCAGCTCATAAGCTTGATTAAAAAAATGCCATTATTGAATATGATCATCGGCATACTTTTTGCGCTCTGGAATTTAGGGGTACTTGTGAAGTTGCCCAAAAATCAGCCGGGAAAAAATGAAGCCTATATTATTTTGTTAGGGATGGGGATCGGCTTTTTACCATTTGTATTATTGTCAGCGCTTCCAATGATTTTTAATTTAGAGCAATTGGTTTATTCTCAGGTAAGTTCTTTATTTATTTCCGCGATCCCGATCTCTTTATACTATGTAATTATTAATAAGTATTTGCCGGACAGCCGCCGGCTTTATGCGGCTGCCCTCTCTTATATCGGTGCAGCAAGTATCCTGAGCCTTATTGTCTTCCTGGCTCTTTTCTTTCTGCAAATCCTACCCACCATCCGTCTTGAATACTATACGGCATTGTTGCTTTTCACCTTGCTGTTTATCGTTTGTTTTCATTTAATTCGAATTGGAATCAGCAAGCTCTTGGAAAGAAGTAACCTATCCCCAGGCAAACAAGCTTTCAAGCAAAAGATGGCCGACCTCAATGAAAATCTGGCTTCTCCTTTGGCTGAGGGGCGGATGTTGGATGAGATTGTAAAGAACTTGGGTATTGACGGGATTTTCGTGATTATAGAGAATGCGCAAGTCGGCTGCCTGAAAAAAGCGGCGGGGCGTTTTAAGGAGAGTTTCAAGGAACTTGAGGAGCTGGAGGATGTTTTTCATAGGAATCAAAGGATTGATCTGGAAGCCAAAATGATGCCTGACGACTGCCCGGCCGGAATTTATATCCCATTTATTTCCCATGATGCTGCCTGTGGAATTTTCTTTGGCCGGCGTTCTTCCCGCATCAAATTCGAGCAATCGGAATTGCCCTTTTTTACCCTGCTGGCCGGTCAATTGGAGCATCAGATCCTTATGTCGCAGGTGATCGGCAAACTGACCAAAGAAATACATTTCATGACCAAAAGTTCCGGGCGTTCGTACCGAAGAAAGATGGAGCTGCAGGGAATCACCAACGCCTTGTTCCGCAAAGTTGAGCAGAAAAGGAAACTTCTTACCGACGAAATCTGCGCCGGTCCTTTGCAGTGGAGCATGGACCTGAGCCGGTGGCTGAAATACCTGAAAAAGGAATGCCCCGCCGACGACAAGACACTGAAGGTAATTGCTTATCTGCAGGAACGGGCGGAGGACCTGAATTATGAGCTCAATTGTATGGTCAATGATTTAGGTCCCCCGATTCTAACCCACCTGGGGTTGGTCCCCGCCGTCCAATGGCTGTGCCAGGAAATCATGACTGAAGAATTATCCCTGATTTCCTTGGAAATCAGCAGACTGGGCCAGCAAAACCGGTTTAAGGAGGATGTGGAAGTCACCGCTTATCGTTTTTTACAGGAAGGCATCATGAACTCAGTGCGGCACTCCCGCTCCAATATGCAAACGGTTCGCATGACCCTGAACGAAACCTGGCTTGAATTGACCGTAAGTGATTCCGGCCGGGGCTTTGACACCGGCCAGATAGAAAACTGGTTATTGACAGGGACCCACTTCGGCCTGGTTGAAATGAAGGAGCGTATTGAGGGTCTGGGCGGGGAACTTCAGATCATTTCGGGAATAAACCGCGGAACAACGCTCAAAGCGCTTATCCCGGTTTTCTCATAA
- a CDS encoding response regulator produces MSVHWEKSQETEEQIHVLIVDSHRPFAEGTRALLSSEPRIVISGIAGDEDSCLNFLRHSVPDVVLLDFYLQDISGLDLMDKIKAAHPDVKAILMVEQSQEGYVLAASRKGAEGLLLKTCAVEELIQAVLSVSKGGVYFSPSPLTFSQVEIDFHDLHFPAKPAEVLKRLLTPREKEIMGLLTKPLHNREIAAVLGITARAAHLQVKIILLKFGINTRLEAVLSWAYVDE; encoded by the coding sequence ATGTCCGTTCATTGGGAAAAATCACAAGAAACTGAAGAGCAGATACATGTGCTCATCGTGGACAGCCACCGGCCCTTTGCAGAAGGGACCAGGGCGTTGCTGTCTTCTGAACCGCGCATAGTGATCAGCGGAATTGCCGGGGATGAAGACTCATGTCTGAATTTTCTCCGCCATTCTGTGCCTGATGTTGTTTTATTGGATTTTTATCTTCAGGATATCAGCGGGCTGGACTTGATGGATAAGATAAAAGCGGCCCATCCCGATGTAAAGGCTATTCTGATGGTGGAACAAAGTCAGGAGGGTTATGTTCTGGCGGCAAGCCGCAAAGGGGCTGAAGGGCTGTTGTTGAAAACCTGTGCCGTCGAGGAACTGATACAGGCTGTCTTAAGCGTGTCTAAAGGGGGCGTGTATTTTTCGCCAAGCCCGTTGACGTTTTCCCAGGTTGAAATAGATTTCCATGATTTGCATTTCCCCGCGAAGCCTGCCGAAGTCCTTAAAAGGCTGTTGACACCCAGAGAAAAAGAAATTATGGGCCTTCTGACCAAGCCTCTCCATAACAGAGAGATTGCCGCAGTTTTAGGAATCACCGCCCGGGCGGCTCACCTTCAGGTGAAGATTATCCTTCTCAAATTTGGGATCAACACACGTCTGGAAGCCGTCTTATCCTGGGCATATGTTGACGAGTAA
- a CDS encoding polyprenyl synthetase family protein: MNLQLDQFFFREIDNILTRVRLDAEMERLIRISLNADSPTGELFRWAHLTHMSCECAGGKQEAALPGAIGMEFFALALDIFDDVQDRDNENMPWRQIPDAQAINLAICLLMLSDEAISAIPDSRLFREVAATLHRTGICASNGQFREFLYDGRQQVSFEQYFEMAEQKAGSLTACACRIGAILGGAEEPVIHALEQFGINLGILNQIRNDLNDFLDFSRKNDFVNNKKTLPYVYLLNTLKGEAAKRFEELTQRRGEGVYRAGDREREYVRQLAAEEGVAPYCTVMFEIYCQKAREILEGIPVPEKHKENMKELVRENI; this comes from the coding sequence ATGAATCTTCAGCTTGATCAGTTTTTTTTCAGAGAAATTGATAATATTTTAACAAGAGTTAGGCTGGATGCAGAAATGGAGCGGCTGATCCGGATCTCCCTCAACGCCGACAGTCCTACGGGAGAATTGTTTCGCTGGGCTCATTTAACGCATATGAGCTGTGAATGTGCGGGTGGAAAGCAGGAAGCCGCGTTGCCGGGCGCCATTGGGATGGAGTTTTTTGCTCTGGCCCTGGATATTTTCGATGATGTGCAGGACCGGGATAATGAGAATATGCCCTGGCGTCAGATTCCGGATGCTCAGGCCATCAATCTGGCGATCTGCTTGCTCATGCTCAGTGATGAGGCCATTTCCGCCATTCCGGATAGCCGGCTGTTTCGAGAGGTTGCAGCAACTTTGCACCGTACGGGAATATGCGCCAGCAATGGGCAATTCCGGGAGTTTTTATATGACGGCCGGCAGCAGGTATCGTTTGAGCAATACTTTGAGATGGCTGAGCAAAAGGCCGGCAGCTTGACCGCCTGCGCCTGCAGAATTGGAGCCATCTTAGGCGGGGCAGAGGAACCCGTAATACATGCCTTGGAACAGTTTGGAATCAATCTGGGGATCCTGAATCAAATCAGAAACGATTTGAATGATTTTTTGGATTTTTCCAGAAAAAATGATTTTGTAAACAATAAAAAAACTCTGCCTTACGTATACCTGTTAAATACTCTTAAAGGAGAAGCCGCCAAACGGTTTGAAGAACTGACACAGAGGCGCGGCGAAGGGGTGTACCGGGCCGGGGATAGAGAAAGGGAATATGTCAGACAACTGGCTGCTGAAGAAGGGGTTGCTCCCTATTGCACCGTGATGTTTGAAATTTATTGCCAAAAGGCGAGGGAAATTTTGGAGGGAATTCCTGTTCCCGAAAAGCATAAGGAGAACATGAAAGAACTTGTTAGAGAAAATATTTAA